The DNA segment TCACCTCGTCGGACGATGCGCTTGAATCGACTTTCCGCAAGGCGCAGCAGATCATCGACCAGAACGGCCCCTCTCTGTTCGGCGACGGCGAAAAGGTTCGTCAGGTCTGAGTTCAGGGACTGGCTCGAACGACAAAGGCCGGATGGCCTGGCCTATCGGAAATGCGGAACTAAAGCAGATATTGATGTCGAACCGCTTGCAGCACAGACACTGCGGGCGGTTTTTCCATTCGACTGACGGCATTCTCAAGCGTTCGAGTGGCGACGGACTGATTTTCTCGACAAGCCCCCCGCGACCGCCATTCGTCTTCGACACCGGCACCATGAAACCTTTCGATTTTTAAGCCGTTGTTGCGCTATGACCGACGCTAAAATCAATCCGAAATCGGTCGACGGCACTCAACCGCACGGTGCCGAGAAGTCGCGCCAAGGGGAGGGATCGACCGTCGAGGTCGCGCCGCCGCCAGATGTGATCGAACCAGATCCAGAGCTCACGCCTGAGGAGGCCGAGCAGGCGCGCAAGCGGTATTTGCTGAGGCGCTTCTGGATCAGCGCGCGTGGTTACTGGGGTCGCGGCGGCGACCGGCTCTCTTGGCCGTGCACGATCGTGCTATTGGCCCTGATCGGCATGAATGTCGGCTTCCAGTATGGAATTAATATCTGGAATCGCGCAATTTTCGACGCAATAGAGCAACGCAATGCCAGCACCGTCTATTTTTTGAGCGCCGTATTCCTGCCACTCGCGTTGGGAAGCATGACCCTCGTCGTTACACAAGTCTTCCTTCGGATGGCGATTCAGCGCCGCTGGCGTTCCTGGCTGACGACCGCAGTCATCGCGCGCTGGCTCGCAAACGGCCGCTACTATCAGTTGAACCTCATCGGCGGCGACCACAAGAACCCCGAAGCGCGCATTTCGGAGGACTTGCGGATTGCTACCGAATCCCCCGTCGATTTCATTGCCGGCGTCATTTCCGCATTTCTGTCGGCCTCGACCTTCATTGTGGTGCTTTGGACGATCGGCGGTGCCCTGACCCTGACGATCGCCGCTACGACGGTCACTATTCCCGGCTTTCTCGTCGTCACCGCGGTCCTCTACGCCGCGATCACGTCTAGCTCTATGGCGATCATCGGCCGCCATTTCGTCCACGTTTCCGAGGTCAAAAATCAGGCGGAAGCCGAATTTCGCTACACGCTGACACATGTGCGGGAAAACGGCGAGAGCATCGCATTACTCGGCGGTGAGGAGGAGGAGCGTAGCGACCTCGACAAGACCTTCGCCAATGTGCTCGGGCAATGGGCGCTCCTTGCCCGCCAGCACATGCGTACGACGCTTGTGTCGCAGGGGTCGAGCCTGTTTGCGCCCGTCGTGCCGATTTTGCTTTGCGCTCCAAAGTTTCTTGAAGGCAGCATGACCCTTGGGCAGGTCATGCAGGCTGCCTCTGCCTTCGCCATCGTCCAGAGCGCCTTCGGATGGCTGGTCGACAACTACCCCCGTCTCGCCGATTGGAATGCCTGCGCACGGCGCGTCGCTTCGCTGATGGTATCGCTCGACGGGCTCGAGCGCGCGGAGCAGAGCGACGCTTTGGGACGCATCAAGCACGGCGAAACTGAGGGCGATGCGATGGTCAGCCTGAACGATCTCTCCGTGTCGCTTGACGACGGCACCGCCGTGGTCAAGGAAACACAGGTCGTGATCGAACCGGGCGAGCGGGTGCTGGTGGCCGGAGAATCCGGCTCAGGCAAGAGCACGCTGGTGCGGGCCATCGCAGGTCTCTGGCCGTGGGGTGACGGCAGCGTCGATTTCCACGCCGACAGGCGGTTGTTCATGTTGCCGCAGCGGCCTTACATCCCTTCCGGGACACTTCGCCGCGCCGTTGCCTATCCCAGCGCCGCCGATAGCTGGACGCTGGATGAGATCAAGGCGGCCCTCGACAAGGTGGGACTCGATTATCTGAACGAGAAGATCGAGGAAGAAGCGCCATGGGACCAGACGTTGTCGGGCGGCGAAAAGCAGCGGCTCGCCTTTGCGCGTCTCCTGCTGCACAATCCCGATATCATCGTGCTGGATGAAGCAACGTCAGCACTCGATGAGAAGAGTCAGGACAAGATGATGGAGACGGTGATCAAGGAATTGCCGAAGGTCACCATCATCAGCGTGGCGCACCGCGCCGAGCTGGAAGTCTTCCATAGCCGCAAGATCACGTTGGAGCGGCGCGAGGGCGGCGCAAAGCTTGTGAGTGATATCGATCTTGTCCAGCGGGCAAGAAGACCGAATGTGCTTTTGCGCCTTTTGGAGAACCCGCGCTCCCTCCCGAAAGGCAAAGCGACTTCAAGCAAAACGGCGCCGTCTTCGAATAAAAATTGAAGTCCGCCCGGTTGGGGGTTCCAAAGGCTTGGGCGAGGCTCAGTTGGAGGAAGTGCCTGTCGCACGCTCGAAGCACGGAAGGGCTTTTGTCAAAAAAGTCGGTCGCATAACTTTGAGTTCCGCGACCGATTTTCTGCGACAGCAATTACCAGTGGCCGAATATAGGCCTTGCTTTCTCCGATCCGTTTACGCCGTGCGGAAAAGCTTGGCACCCGAGGGAGCGCTGGTCGCGCCGCCGTCGACGGTGATTTCGATCGCCGTGACGTTCCGGGAATCGTCCGATGCGAAATAGAGGGCAGCGTTGGCGATCTCGTCGGCTTCGCTCATGCGGCCAAGCGGGCTCAGGCTACCGAAACGGGCTTCGAGGGCATCCTTGGCATCTTCCGTCATCGCCCGTGTGTTCCAGATCGGCGTCTTGGTGGCGCCGGGCGTGACCTGGTTGACGCGGATGCCGCGCGGGGCGAGTTCGGATGCCAGGTTGCGGGTCATGGCGCGGACGGCACCCTTGGTGCCGGCATAGGCGGAGTAGCCGGGGATGCCGAGAACAGCGTGCACGGAACCGTTCAGGATCACCGAGGCGCCGTCGTTCAGATGCGGCAACGCAGCCTGCACCGTAAAGAAGACGGCGGTGAAGTTGGTGCGCACCACCGTCTCGAACTGCTCAAGCGTGGTCCTTCCAACGGCGGTTTCGCCGGCAATCCCCGCATTGGCGAAGACGATGTCGAAATTGCCGAGCTTCTGAGCCGCGTCGGCGAAAGCTTTCTCGGTGGCTGCAACGTCGGTGACATCGACCTGCAGTGCCAGCACATCGCCGCCAAGCTCTTCAACGGCGGCGGCAAGGGTCTGTGGATTGCGGCCGGTGATGGCGACCTTGGCGCCTTCGGCGAGGAAGAGGCGGGCGGTGGCCAGCCCGATGCCGCTGTTCCCACCTGTGATGATGGCAACCTTGTTCTTGAGACGCATGTTCGTAGCTCCTATTGGCTTTGATCACGATCTGGATTATGATCGTTCTCTATAAGGATTATGATCATAATCTACATTCGTCAAGGTAGATCGAGGAGATTTTTCGATGGGTCATTCTCAGTTGGAGAAGCAGAAGACGCATGAGCGCATCGTGACACTTGCCGCCAAGCGCCTGCGGGAGGAGGGGCTGGAGGGTATTGGCGTTGCCGATCTGATGAAGGAAGCCGGCCTGACGGTCGGCGGATTCTACAAGCATTTCGCCTCCCGTGACGAACTCGTCGCTGAAGCCGTCCAGGTGGCGGTGGAATCGTGGCGGCGGCAATTGGAGGGGAAGGGGATCGATCCGGCGGATATTTCTCTGGAGGACTATGCCGACGATTATCTCAGCACGCTACATCGCGACCACCGCGGCGAAGGCTGTGCCTATGCAGCGTTGACGGCCGATATCGCGCGCAGCGGCGATGCCGTGCGAACCATTGCAACGGAAGGGATACGGAAAAACTTCGAAACGATGGCCGCGCGCCTGCCGCACCAGGATGCCACGGAGATGCGGCGCAATGCCATTGTCGCCTCATGCTTGATGAGCGGCGCGGTCGGCCTTGCGCGCATCGCAAACGACGAAGAGCTCTCCCGTGAAATTCTGGAGGCTGCGAAGAGCTTCTTGAAGGAACTGGCGACAGACGGCCGGAAATAAAAAATGCGGCCGGTGGGGGACCGGCCGCTCGCAGGGAATTGCGATTGTTTTGAAAGCTTAGGCGGCAAGTGCCAGTTCGGTTGCGCGGGCTTGGGCAGCGCCGATCGCCTTTTCAGCGGCTTCCGGACCGAAGGCAAGGCCTTCGACATAGACGGTCTCGACTTCGGTGATGCCGATGAAGCCGAGAACCGACTTCAGATAGGGAACGGCATGATTGAGCGGGGCAGCCGGACCTTCGGAATAGACGCCGCCGGAAGCGAGCACAATATAAGCCTTCTTGCCGGTCACCAGACCCTTGGGGCCGGTTTCCGTGTAGGTGAAGGTGCGGCCGGCGCGGGCGATGTTGTCGATCCAGGCCTTCAGCGACGAATAGATGTTGAAGTTGATGAGACCGGTGCCGATGACGACGGTGTCGGCGGCAAGCAGCTCGTCCACGAGTTGGTCGGAAACCTTGACGGCTTCGGCCTGCT comes from the Rhizobium sp. NXC24 genome and includes:
- a CDS encoding ABC transporter ATP-binding protein/permease, which produces MTDAKINPKSVDGTQPHGAEKSRQGEGSTVEVAPPPDVIEPDPELTPEEAEQARKRYLLRRFWISARGYWGRGGDRLSWPCTIVLLALIGMNVGFQYGINIWNRAIFDAIEQRNASTVYFLSAVFLPLALGSMTLVVTQVFLRMAIQRRWRSWLTTAVIARWLANGRYYQLNLIGGDHKNPEARISEDLRIATESPVDFIAGVISAFLSASTFIVVLWTIGGALTLTIAATTVTIPGFLVVTAVLYAAITSSSMAIIGRHFVHVSEVKNQAEAEFRYTLTHVRENGESIALLGGEEEERSDLDKTFANVLGQWALLARQHMRTTLVSQGSSLFAPVVPILLCAPKFLEGSMTLGQVMQAASAFAIVQSAFGWLVDNYPRLADWNACARRVASLMVSLDGLERAEQSDALGRIKHGETEGDAMVSLNDLSVSLDDGTAVVKETQVVIEPGERVLVAGESGSGKSTLVRAIAGLWPWGDGSVDFHADRRLFMLPQRPYIPSGTLRRAVAYPSAADSWTLDEIKAALDKVGLDYLNEKIEEEAPWDQTLSGGEKQRLAFARLLLHNPDIIVLDEATSALDEKSQDKMMETVIKELPKVTIISVAHRAELEVFHSRKITLERREGGAKLVSDIDLVQRARRPNVLLRLLENPRSLPKGKATSSKTAPSSNKN
- a CDS encoding SDR family oxidoreductase produces the protein MRLKNKVAIITGGNSGIGLATARLFLAEGAKVAITGRNPQTLAAAVEELGGDVLALQVDVTDVAATEKAFADAAQKLGNFDIVFANAGIAGETAVGRTTLEQFETVVRTNFTAVFFTVQAALPHLNDGASVILNGSVHAVLGIPGYSAYAGTKGAVRAMTRNLASELAPRGIRVNQVTPGATKTPIWNTRAMTEDAKDALEARFGSLSPLGRMSEADEIANAALYFASDDSRNVTAIEITVDGGATSAPSGAKLFRTA
- a CDS encoding TetR/AcrR family transcriptional regulator; translated protein: MGHSQLEKQKTHERIVTLAAKRLREEGLEGIGVADLMKEAGLTVGGFYKHFASRDELVAEAVQVAVESWRRQLEGKGIDPADISLEDYADDYLSTLHRDHRGEGCAYAALTADIARSGDAVRTIATEGIRKNFETMAARLPHQDATEMRRNAIVASCLMSGAVGLARIANDEELSREILEAAKSFLKELATDGRK
- a CDS encoding FMN-dependent NADH-azoreductase; translated protein: MSSILLLTSSPRSDSLSTKIASELADKIKAQNPGKTIVHRNLAAAPLPHIDELFTAAIRTPVEARTPEQAEAVKVSDQLVDELLAADTVVIGTGLINFNIYSSLKAWIDNIARAGRTFTYTETGPKGLVTGKKAYIVLASGGVYSEGPAAPLNHAVPYLKSVLGFIGITEVETVYVEGLAFGPEAAEKAIGAAQARATELALAA